A genomic region of Vitis vinifera cultivar Pinot Noir 40024 chromosome 7, ASM3070453v1 contains the following coding sequences:
- the LOC100263656 gene encoding L-ascorbate oxidase, with product MGVMRFLALFILLFSVLIFQVAEARIRRYKWEVKYEYKSPDCFQKMVITINGQSPGPTILAEEGDTVIVELTNGLLTENVAIHWHGIRQIGTPWFDGTEGVTQCPILPGETFTYEYKVDRPGTYLYHAHYGMQREAGLYGSIRVSVARGKTEPFSYDYDRSIILSDWYHNTTYEQVLGLSSIPFDWIGEPQSLLIQGKGRYNCSLVSSPYVCNATSPQCSPYVLTVVPGKTYRLRVSSLTSLSALSFQIEGHNMTVVEADGHFVEPFVIKNLFIYSGETYSVLVKADQDPSRNYWVTTSVVSRNNTVTPPGLAIFNYYPNHPKKSPPTVPPAGPLWDDVEPRINQSRAIKAHHDYVFPPPLTSDRVILMLNTQNEINGYRKWSVNNVSFNLPHTPYLIALKENISGVFDPTPAPDYFDLENYDIYTKPNNSNATSSNSIYRLKFNTIVDIILQNANTMVVKNSETHPWHLHGHDFWVLGYGEGTFNMSSDPRTYNLINPIMKNTAPVHPYGWTALRFRSNNPGAWAFHCHIESHFYMGMGVVFEEGVERVGKLPSSIMGCGKSKGLRGRP from the exons ATGGGTGTGATGAGATTTTTGGCTCTGTTTATTCTTCTCTTTTCAGTACTGATTTTTCAAGTAGCAGAGGCTAGAATCAGAAGGTATAAATGGGAGGTGAAGTATGAGTACAAGTCTCCTGATTGCTTCCAGAAGATGGTTATTACCATCAATGGACAAAGCCCCGGCCCAACAATCCTGGCCGAAGAAGGAGACACCGTTATTGTTGAACTCACAAATGGTTTGTTGACAGAAAATGTCGCAATCCACTGGCACGGTATCAGACag ATTGGGACGCCATGGTTTGATGGAACAGAAGGGGTTACCCAGTGTCCAATCCTGCCTGGAGAGACCTTCACATATGAGTATAAAGTAGATAGG CCTGGGACTTATCTATACCATGCCCATTACGGAATGCAAAGAGAAGCTGGGCTGTATGGATCGATTCGTGTGTCGGTTGCTCGAGGGAAGACTGAACCCTTTTCCTATGACTACGACCGGAGCATCATCCTCTCTGACTGGTACCATAATACCACTTATGAACAAGTCCTGGGCTTGTCCTCCATACCTTTTGACTGGATCGGGGAGCCTCAG TCACTTCTGATTCAAGGAAAAGGAAGATACAACTGCTCTCTAGTTTCAAGTCCTTATGTCTGTAATGCAACAAGTCCTCAGTGTTCTCCCTATGTACTCACTGTAGTTCCGGGGAAAACATATCGCCTTCGGGTCTCCAGCTTGACTTCCCTGTCAGCTCTCAGTTTCCAAATAGAG GGTCACAACATGACTGTTGTTGAAGCAGACGGGCACTTTGTGGAACCCTTTGTGATAAAAAACCTCTTCATTTACTCAGGGGAGACCTATTCAGTTCTGGTGAAGGCTGATCAAGACCCTTCAAGAAATTACTGGGTCACAACCAGTGTGGTCAGTAGGAACAACACTGTCACTCCTCCGGGCTTGGCCATCTTCAATTACTACCCCAACCATCCCAAGAAGTCTCCCCCAACAGTCCCACCCGCTGGCCCTCTTTGGGACGACGTAGAGCCGCGCATCAACCAAAGTCGTGCCATTAAGGCTCACCATGACTATGTTTTCCCCCCTCCTCTCACCTCAGACAGAGTAATTCTGATGCTTAACACACAGAATGAGATCAATGGTTACAGGAAGTGGTCTGTGAACAATGTGTCCTTCAACCTCCCACACACACCCTACCTAATTGCTCTCAAGGAAAATATCAGTGGTGTCTTTGATCCAACCCCTGCTCCAGATTACTTTGACTtggaaaattatgatatttatacCAAGCCAAACAATTCCAACGCCACGTCTAGCAACTCAATTTATAGGCTCAAGTTCAACACAATAGTGGACATCATACTGCAAAATGCAAACACCATGGTCGTGAAAAACAGTGAGACACATCCATGGCATCTCCATGGGCATGACTTTTGGGTACTGGGCTATGGGGAAGGCACGTTTAACATGTCCAGTGATCCAAGAACCTACAATCTGATTAACCCAATTATGAAGAACACAGCACCTGTTCATCCTTATGGATGGACTGCCTTAAGGTTTCGATCTAATAACCCAGGTGCCTGGGCATTCCATTGCCATATCGAATCTCATTTCTATATGGGTATGGGAGTTGTTTTTGAAGAAGGGGTGGAGAGGGTTGGAAAGCTGCCTTCATCTATCATGGGTTGCGGTAAATCCAAGGGTCTCCGCGGTAGGCCATaa